The proteins below come from a single Alnus glutinosa chromosome 9, dhAlnGlut1.1, whole genome shotgun sequence genomic window:
- the LOC133877818 gene encoding uncharacterized protein LOC133877818 isoform X2 has protein sequence MRAENRSSGDNAAKSKKRRQRYLPHNPVKKKGSYPLRPGVQGFFITCDGGRESQASHEAINVIDSFFEELVQGKGSDVKLAELPNKPLNKKIKFSDSESSSSDDDGDDEDEEEEEEGKEEKEGKEEEEDKNKSGTCQDDIGSHKVATNQEPHPHTKDDVHDGNQTEEKTNDIEGNGKNHENQPRETEEPPAKKQCLGTDASKCVIHEKVEVKSIDKLIEAELEELGDKSKRRFFKLDSGCNGVVFIQMRKRDGDPGPKNIVQHMMTSAASTRKHMSRFILRMLPIEVACYTSEEEISRAIKPLVAQYFPVDPQNPQKFAVLFGARANSGIDRMKIINAIAKSVPGPHKVDLNNPDKTIIVEIVKTVCLIGVVEKYKELAKYNLRQLTSPKP, from the exons ATGCGCGCGGAGAACAGATCGAGCGGCGACAACGCCGCCAAGAGCAAGAAGAGAAGGCAGCGCTATCTCCCCCACAac CCAGTAAAGAAGAAGGGTTCGTACCCATTACGCCCTGGAGTACAAGGGTTCTTCATCACGTGCGATGGAGGCCGGGAAAGCCAGGCTTCCCATGAAGCCATTAACGTTATTGATTCt tTTTTTGAAGAGCTAGTCCAAGGGAAAGGTTCAGATGTCAAGCTTGCTGAGTTACCAAATAAACCTCTAAATAAGAAGATTAAGTTCTCAGATTCTGAATCTTCTAGTAGcgatgatgatggtgatgatgaagacgaggaggaggaggaggaggggaaggaggagaaggaggggaaggaggaggaggaagacaAGAATAAATCAGGTACTTGTCAGGATGATATTGGCAGTCATAAGGTTGCAACAAATCAGGAGCCACATCCTCATACAAAAGATGATGTGCACGATGGAAATCAGACAGAAGAAAAAACTAATGATATTGAAGGGAATGGTAAGAATCATGAGAATCAACCAAGAGAAACTGAGGAGCCACCAGCAAAGAAACAATGTCTAGGAACAGATGCATCGAAATGTGTGATCCATGAAAAAGTGGAGGTGAAGTCTATTGATAAACTAATTGAGGCTGAACTTGAAGAATTGGGAGATAAGAGCAAG AGGCGCTTTTTCAAGCTTGATTCGGGTTGTAATGGCGTTGTCTTTATTCAAATGCGGAAGAGAGATGGAGACCCTGGACCCAAAAATATCGTGCAGCACATGATGACATCTGCTGCATCAACAAGGAAACACATGTCAAG GTTCATCTTAAGAATGTTACCTATTGAAGTGGCATGCTATACTTCAGAGGAGGAAATTTCAAGAGCAATCAAACCTCTTGTGGCACAATATTTTCCAGTGGATCCTCAAAACCCACAAAAG TTTGCAGTATTGTTTGGAGCCCGTGCAAATAGTGGTATTGACAGAATGAAGATCATAAATGCAATTGCAAAATCTGTTCCCGGACCGCATAAAGTTGATCTTAACAATCCTGATAAAACCATTATAGTTGAAATTGTGAAG ACTGTGTGCTTGATTGGGGTTGTCGAGAAGTACAAGGAATTGGCTAAGTACAACCTGAGGCAGCTTACATCACCCAAGCCGTAG
- the LOC133877583 gene encoding large ribosomal subunit protein mL102 (rPPR5): MAYISASKPYQWTSRVLPHIPRTSDPSTLNLIRFFTSTDDSISAVDQNPNPVPDPVTSFDAQPKPQNPNPENGEPKVYQRTPRGKRPNPEKIEDVICRMMASRAWTTRLQNSIRALVPEFDNSLVWNVLHSAKNLEHALQFFRWVERAGLVQHDRATHLKMIEILGRASKLNHARCILLDMPTKGVEWDEDLFVVLIESYGKAGIVQEAVKIFQKMKELGVERSIKSYDALFKVILRRGRYMMAKRYFNAMLNEGIEPTRHTFNIMIWGFFLSLRLETAKRFYEDMNSRGIFPDVVTYNTMINGYYRFKMMDEAEKLFTELKGGNIAPSVISYTTMIKGYVSVGRVDDGLRLLDEMKSFGIKPNAVTYSTLLPGLCDGEKMPEAQMMLKEMVERHLAPKDNSIFMRLLTCQCKSGDLDAAADVLKAMIRLSIPTEAGHYGILIENFCKSGVYDRAVKLLDKLIEKEIISRPQGSLEMEPSAYNPMIQYLCNHGQTGKAETFFRQLMKKGVLDSVAFNNLICGHSREGNPDSAFEILKIMGRRGVSRDADSFKLLIKGYLNKGEPADAKTALDSMIEAEHLPDSSLFRLVIESLFEDGRVQTASRVMKSMVEKGVKENMDLVAKILEALLMRGHVEEALGRIDLLMHSGCSPDFDSLLSVLCEKGKTIAALKLLDFALERDFTVDFSSYDKVLDALLVAGKTLNAYSILCKVMEKGGVNNWSSCEDLIRSLNQEGNTKQADILTRMMKGGEKSHLGNKGKKHATVAA, translated from the coding sequence ATGGCTTACATTTCTGCATCTAAACCCTATCAATGGACCTCTAGGGTTTTACCCCACATTCCCAGAACCTCAGACCCTTCCACCCTCAATCTCATCCGCTTCTTCACCTCCACCGACGACTCAATCTCCGCCGTCGATCAGAACCCAAACCCAGTTCCCGATCCGGTCACATCTTTCGACGCGCAACCCAAACCCCAGAACCCAAATCCGGAAAATGGGGAGCCGAAGGTCTACCAGAGAACCCCACGAGGTAAGCGCCCGAACCCAGAAAAGATTGAGGATGTAATATGTAGAATGATGGCGAGCCGGGCTTGGACGACCCGGTTACAGAACTCAATCCGTGCTTTGGTGCCCGAATTTGATAACTCACTTGTTTGGAATGTGTTGCACAGTGCCAAGAACCTGGAGCACGCGCTCCAGTTCTTCCGGTGGGTCGAGCGGGCCGGGCTGGTCCAGCACGACCGTGCCACCCATTTGAAAATGATTGAGATTTTGGGCCGAGCTTCGAAGCTCAACCACGCTAGGTGCATACTTTTGGATATGCCGACGAAGGGTGTGGAGTGGGACGAGGACTTGTTTGTTGTGCTGATTGAGAGCTATGGTAAAGCTGGGATTGTTCAGGAGGCTGTTAAGATTTTTCAGAAAATGAAGGAGTTGGGTGTAGAGAGGAGTATAAAGTCGTATGATGCTTTGTTTAAGGTGATTTTGAGGCGGGGGCGGTATATGATGGCGAAGAGGTATTTTAATGCGATGTTGAATGAAGGGATTGAGCCTACTCGTCATACCTTCAATATTATGATTTGGGGATTCTTTTTGTCGTTAAGGCTGGAGACGGCAAAAAGGTTTTATGAGGATATGAACAGTAGAGGGATTTTTCCGGATGTGGTCACGTATAATACTATGATTAATGGCTATTATCGGTTTAAGATGATGGATGAGGCAGAGAAGTTGTTTACGGAGCTGAAGGGGGGGAACATTGCTCCGTCAGTTATAAGTTATACTACCATGATAAAAGGGTATGTTTCGGTTGGGCGAGTCGATGATGGGTTGAGATTGTTGGATGAGATGAAGTCTTTTGGTATTAAGCCTAATGCCGTCACGTACTCAACCTTGTTGCCTGGGCTTTGTGATGGGGAGAAGATGCCTGAAGCTCAAATGATGTTGAAGGAGATGGTTGAGAGGCATTTAGCTCCAAAGGATAATTCCATCTTTATGAGACTGTTAACATGTCAGTGCAAGTCTGGTGACTTGGATGCTGCAGCAGACGTGCTTAAGGCGATGATTCGGTTGAGCATACCCACTGAGGCGGGTCATTATGGTATCTTAATTGAGAACTTTTGCAAGTCTGGGGTGTATGATCGGGCAGTTAAGTTGTTGGATAAGCTTATTGAGAAGGAAATCATCTCTAGGCCACAGGGTTCTTTGGAGATGGAGCCTAGTGCTTATAACCCAATGATTCAGTATCTGTGCAACCACGGGCAGACGGGTAAAGCGGAAACCTTTTTCCGGCAGTTGATGAAAAAGGGTGTTCTGGATTCAGTTGCCTTTAATAATTTGATCTGTGGGCATTCCAGAGAAGGGAATCCTGATTCTGCTTTTGAAATTCTAAAAATCATGGGTAGGAGAGGGGTCTCCAGAGATGCTGATTCGTTCAAATTGCTTATTAAGGGCTACTTGAACAAAGGTGAACCAGCTGATGCTAAAACAGCTTTGGATAGTATGATTGAAGCTGAGCATCTTCCGGATTCATCCCTATTCAGGTTAGTGATTGAGAGCTTATTTGAAGATGGGAGGGTTCAAACAGCAAGCCGGGTGATGAAGAGTATGGTGGAGAAGGGGGTGAAAGAGAATATGGACTTGGTTGCCAAGATCTTGGAAGCCCTACTCATGAGAGGTCATGTTGAGGAAGCCCTGGGACGCATTGATCTACTTATGCATAGTGGGTGCTCACCTGATTTTGACAGTCTGTTATCTGTTCTTTGTGAGAAGGGGAAGACAATTGCTGCTCTTAAGCTGTTAGATTTTGCATTGGAGAGAGACTTTACCGTAGACTTTTCAAGCTATGATAAGGTGTTGGATGCTCTCTTGGTAGCAGGGAAGACACTCAATGCATATTCAATATTGTGTAAAGTAATGGAGAAAGGAGGGGTTAACAATTGGAGTAGTTGTGAGGACCTCATTAGGAGTCTTAATCAGGAGGGCAACACAAAGCAAGCAGATATCCTCACTAGAATGATGAAAGGTGGGGAGAAATCCCACTTGGGCAATAAAGGGAAAAAACATGCTACTGTTGCTGCCTGA
- the LOC133877789 gene encoding hexokinase-3-like: MGRVAVVGVTVTVAATACAVAAVVVGRRVKSRRKWRRVVGVLAELEEGCETTVGRLRQVVDAMAVEMHAGLASEGGSKLKMLLTFVDRLPNGCEKGTYYALDLGGTNFRVLRVHLGGQRSSIMEKVERQPIPQHLLSSTSENLFDFIASLLKDFVEREGGGPENSLNKRRELGFTFSFPVKQTSVSSGILIKWTKGFCIEDMVGREVSECLEQAMTRKGLNMRVAALVNDTVGTLALGHYHDPDTVAAVIIGTGTNACYLERTDAIIKCQGLLTTSGGMVVNMEWGNFWSSHLPRTSYDIDLDADSPNPNDQGFEKMISGMYLGDIVRRVILRMSQESDIFGTVPSRLSMPFILSSQLIAAMHEDDSPELTEVARIFRDILEIPDVPLKVRKLVVKVCDVVTRRAARLAAAGIVGILKKIGRDGSGGITGGRSRSDVKMRRTVVAIEGGLYTCYTMFREYLHEALIEILGEDIARYVILKETEDGSGIGAALLAASHSSNNSVDSVQLL; this comes from the exons ATGGGGAGGGTGGCGGTGGTGGGAGTGACGGTGACGGTGGCGGCGACGGCGTGCGCGGTGGCGGCGGTGGTGGTGGGGAGAAGAGTGAAGAGCCGGAGGAAGTGGCGGAGAGTGGTGGGCGTGCTCGCGGAGCTAGAGGAAGGGTGCGAGACCACGGTGGGGAGGCTGAGGCAGGTGGTGGACGCCATGGCCGTCGAGATGCACGCTGGGCTCGCCTCCGAAGGAGGCTCCAAGCTCAAAATGTTGCTCACATTCGTCGACAGGCTCCCCAATGG GTGTGAGAAAGGAACTTATTATGCACTAGATCTTGGGGGTACTAATTTTCGAGTCTTGCGGGTTCATCTAGGAGGTCAAAGGTCTTCTATCATGGAAAAAGTGGAACGGCAACCCATTCCCCAACATTTGTTGTCCAGCACAAGCGAG AATCTCTTTGATTTTATCGCGTCGTTGTTAAAGGATTTTGTTGAAAGAGAAGGAGGTGGTCCTGAAAATTCACTGAACAAAAGAAGGGAACTTGGATTTACATTCTCTTTTCCGGTGAAGCAAACATCCGTTTCATCAGGCATTTTGATTAAATGGACAAAAGGATTTTGCATTGAAGACATG GTTGGAAGAGAGGTTTCTGAATGTTTAGAGCAAGCAATGACCAGAAAAGGCCTAAATATGCGGGTAGCAGCCCTG GTTAATGACACTGTGGGAACATTAGCTCTTGGACATTATCATGATCCAGACACTGTCGCTGCAGTTATAATTGGTACAGGTACGAATGCTTGTTACTTGGAGCGGACAGATGCTATCATCAAGTGTCAAGGGCTTCTTACAACTTCTGGAGGCATG GTCGTCAACATGGAATGGGGAAATTTCTGGTCATCTCATTTACCTAGAACTTCTTATGACATTGACTTAGATGCAGATAGCCCTAATCCAAATGATCAG ggttttgaaaaaatgatatCAGGAATGTATCTTGGTGACATTGTGAGGAGAGTAATTCTTAGGATGTCACAAGAGTCGGATATATTTGGAACTGTTCCTTCCAGGTTATCAATGCCCTTTATTTTGAG TTCGCAATTGATTGCCGCCATGCATGAAGATGATTCCCCTGAGTTGACAGAAGTGGCAAGAATCTTTAGAGACATTCTGGAG ATTCCTGATGTCCCATTGAAGGTTAGAAAGCTTGTTGTAAAGGTATGTGATGTGGTGACCCGTCGGGCTGCTAGATTGGCAGCTGCTGGCATTGTGGGTATCTTGAAAAAGATCGGCCGGGATGGAAGTGGCGGCATAACAGGGGGAAGGAGTAGAAGTGATGTTAAAATGAGAAGAACAGTCGTTGCTATTGAAGGGGGTTTGTATACATGCTATACAATGTTTAGGGAATACCTGCATGAAGCCTTGATTGAAATACTGGGGGAAGACATTGCTCGATACGTCATTCTTAAGGAAACAGAGGATGGATCAGGCATTGGAGCAGCCCTCCTTGCTGCCTCACATTCATCCAACAACAGTGTGGATAGCGTACAGTTGctataa
- the LOC133878120 gene encoding uncharacterized protein LOC133878120, with protein MEALYSKLYDKYTKLKTKKWSELDKLSKDQEEKFVNYMNAAEELIQHLKNENDQLRAQIDDLRSEVASTRSTNDEQFADYQKNLMEESQKNKALAEELEKLRKQQQEGILGSIKDGENVNAQLNMPGGAQGMSEVSNRSSRIMTRKRSRLSGTVSQDDAMQREAAKNLSKETGYSNAAVNVQQPECCRRTIDASGGALKESGSANCFFQAFVEYLVGMKLSAVNQTQGMCISALHQSSGYSFSLTWVDKAAGEEAELLYRVLSLGTFERVAPEWMREVIIFSTSMCPVFFERVSRVIKLHH; from the exons ATGGAAGCTCTCTATTCGAAGCTCTACGATAAGTACACTAAACTCAAG ACAAAGAAATGGTCTGAATTGGATAAGCTAAGTaaagatcaagaagaaaaatttgtgAATTATATGAATG CTGCAGAGGAGCTGATACAAcacttaaaaaatgaaaatgaccaATTGCGTGCTCAGATTGATGACTTGAGAAGTGAAGTGGCTTCAACCAG GTCCACCAATGATGAACAATTTGCTgactatcaaaaaaatttaatggaagAGAGCCAGAAGA ATAAAGCTCTTGCTGAAGAATTAGAAAAGCTCCGAAAGCAACAACAGGAGGGAATTTTGGGTAGTATAAAGGATGGTGAAAATGTTAATGCACAACTGAATATGCCTGGAGGTGCACAAGGTATGTCGGAAGTGTCCAATAGGTCATCCAGAATAATGACAAGAAAACGTAGCAGGCTTTCTGGCACTGTGAGTCAAGATGATGCTATGCAAAGAGAAGCAGCAAAAAACTTGTCCAAGGAAACTGGGTACAGTAATGCTGCTGTAAATGTTCAGCAG CCGGAATGCTGTAGAAGAACTATTGACGCATCAG GCGGTGCCCTGAAAGAAAGTGGCTCTGCTAACTGCTTCTTTCAAGCTTTTGTTGAGTACTTGGTGGGCATGAAACTATCAGCTGTTAATCAAACTCAAGGAATGTGCATCTCAGCCCTGCATCAATCAAGTG GGTACTCATTCAGTCTAACATGGGTAGATAAAGCAGCTGGAGAGGAAGCAGAACTGCTGTACCGTGTCTTATCATTGGGGACATTTGAGAGAGTAGCACCAGAATGGATGAGGGAAGTCATTATTTTCAGCACAAGCATGTGTCCAGTCTTCTTTGAAAGGGTATCCCGTGTTATCAAGCTGCACCACTAG
- the LOC133877952 gene encoding ubiquitin-conjugating enzyme E2 20-like: MFKHPYSNTTFPDLSLSLSLSNHIYWIKEEEKKKTLLIFLSFPILQSASALFSFVGFLESVCVLGPRKRSMATINGYTETAQGYQANGNNTRVNAAASPPKQPHPPAKNVDSQSVLKRLQSELMALMMSGESGISAFPEEDNIFCWKGTINGSKDTVFEGTEYKLSFSFPNDYPFKPPKVKFETVCFHPNVDNYGNICLDILQDKWSSAYDVRTILLSIQSLLGEPNVSSPLNSQAAQLWTNQEEYRKMVVKLYKPPTV; this comes from the exons ATGTTCAAGCACCCATACTCCAATACAACTTTtcctgatctctctctctctctctctctctctaatcacATTTATTGgattaaagaagaagagaagaagaaaaccctTCTCATATTTCTTTCGTTTCCAATCTTGCAGTCTGCCTctgctttgttttcttttgttgggtttcttgAATCTGTTTGTGTGTTGGGACCCAGAAAACGATCTATGGCAACCATTAATGGGTACACTGAGACTGCTCAAGGCTACCAAGCCAATGGCAATAATACTCGGGTGAATGCTGCGGCGTCACCGCCGAAACAGCCTCACCCTCCGGCAAAGAACGTTGATTCTCAGTCTGTTCTTAAAAG GTTGCAGTCTGAGTTGATGGCCTTAATG ATGAGTGGGGAATCTGGCATATCTGCCTTCCCTGAGGAAGACAATATATTCTGCTGGAAAGGGACTATTAATGGAAGCAAAGATACAGTGTTTGAAGGAACAGAATACAAACTATCCTTCTCGTTTCCAAATGACTACCCATTTAAGCCCCCAAAGGTCAAGTTCGAGACGGTCTGCTTCCATCCCAACGTGGACAACTATGGAAATATTTGCTTGGACATTCTTCAG GATAAATGGTCATCAGCTTATGATGTGAGAACCATCTTGTTATCAATCCAAAGTCTGCTTGGAg AACCAAACGTTAGCTCACCTCTAAACTCCCAAGCAGCACAGCTCTGGACCAATCAAGAag AATATAGGAAGATGGTGGTGAAGTTGTACAAGCCTCCAACTGTTTAG
- the LOC133877818 gene encoding uncharacterized protein LOC133877818 isoform X1: protein MRAENRSSGDNAAKSKKRRQRYLPHNKPVKKKGSYPLRPGVQGFFITCDGGRESQASHEAINVIDSFFEELVQGKGSDVKLAELPNKPLNKKIKFSDSESSSSDDDGDDEDEEEEEEGKEEKEGKEEEEDKNKSGTCQDDIGSHKVATNQEPHPHTKDDVHDGNQTEEKTNDIEGNGKNHENQPRETEEPPAKKQCLGTDASKCVIHEKVEVKSIDKLIEAELEELGDKSKRRFFKLDSGCNGVVFIQMRKRDGDPGPKNIVQHMMTSAASTRKHMSRFILRMLPIEVACYTSEEEISRAIKPLVAQYFPVDPQNPQKFAVLFGARANSGIDRMKIINAIAKSVPGPHKVDLNNPDKTIIVEIVKTVCLIGVVEKYKELAKYNLRQLTSPKP, encoded by the exons ATGCGCGCGGAGAACAGATCGAGCGGCGACAACGCCGCCAAGAGCAAGAAGAGAAGGCAGCGCTATCTCCCCCACAac AAGCCAGTAAAGAAGAAGGGTTCGTACCCATTACGCCCTGGAGTACAAGGGTTCTTCATCACGTGCGATGGAGGCCGGGAAAGCCAGGCTTCCCATGAAGCCATTAACGTTATTGATTCt tTTTTTGAAGAGCTAGTCCAAGGGAAAGGTTCAGATGTCAAGCTTGCTGAGTTACCAAATAAACCTCTAAATAAGAAGATTAAGTTCTCAGATTCTGAATCTTCTAGTAGcgatgatgatggtgatgatgaagacgaggaggaggaggaggaggggaaggaggagaaggaggggaaggaggaggaggaagacaAGAATAAATCAGGTACTTGTCAGGATGATATTGGCAGTCATAAGGTTGCAACAAATCAGGAGCCACATCCTCATACAAAAGATGATGTGCACGATGGAAATCAGACAGAAGAAAAAACTAATGATATTGAAGGGAATGGTAAGAATCATGAGAATCAACCAAGAGAAACTGAGGAGCCACCAGCAAAGAAACAATGTCTAGGAACAGATGCATCGAAATGTGTGATCCATGAAAAAGTGGAGGTGAAGTCTATTGATAAACTAATTGAGGCTGAACTTGAAGAATTGGGAGATAAGAGCAAG AGGCGCTTTTTCAAGCTTGATTCGGGTTGTAATGGCGTTGTCTTTATTCAAATGCGGAAGAGAGATGGAGACCCTGGACCCAAAAATATCGTGCAGCACATGATGACATCTGCTGCATCAACAAGGAAACACATGTCAAG GTTCATCTTAAGAATGTTACCTATTGAAGTGGCATGCTATACTTCAGAGGAGGAAATTTCAAGAGCAATCAAACCTCTTGTGGCACAATATTTTCCAGTGGATCCTCAAAACCCACAAAAG TTTGCAGTATTGTTTGGAGCCCGTGCAAATAGTGGTATTGACAGAATGAAGATCATAAATGCAATTGCAAAATCTGTTCCCGGACCGCATAAAGTTGATCTTAACAATCCTGATAAAACCATTATAGTTGAAATTGTGAAG ACTGTGTGCTTGATTGGGGTTGTCGAGAAGTACAAGGAATTGGCTAAGTACAACCTGAGGCAGCTTACATCACCCAAGCCGTAG